A single window of Archangium gephyra DNA harbors:
- a CDS encoding pectinacetylesterase family protein, whose protein sequence is MTRHLLAVLTALMVAGTGCDKEPVEPPGEQPGETPISTPQRTWSWVDFSNSTCDEGTPTGLGANLSDSKNLLIFFNGGGACWDAVTCLQLNTSTHGPFTQTQFNALFSGIGSGSIFDRQLASNPYKDWSFFFLPYCTGDLHIGNADAVYTSGSTSRTIRHKGRANTEAFLARIAATVPNPEQVLVTGSSAGGFGAALNYDLIRSTFPNAKVFLLDDSGPLFKSNAMSANLRAAWAKAWNYDAVMDALDPAVKADYAALYPALARKYPNDRMALLSSAQDQTIRTYLQLSATAFETALRDLDTTVLSPLPNTRAFITPGQGHTMLLNPASQSSQGVVLLDWLNQMQSASDADWRSVRP, encoded by the coding sequence ATGACAAGACACCTGTTGGCTGTACTCACCGCGCTGATGGTGGCCGGCACCGGCTGTGACAAGGAGCCCGTGGAGCCGCCCGGAGAACAGCCCGGCGAAACGCCCATCTCCACCCCCCAGCGCACGTGGAGCTGGGTCGACTTCTCCAACTCCACCTGTGACGAAGGCACCCCCACGGGGCTCGGCGCCAACCTGAGCGACAGCAAGAACCTGCTCATCTTCTTCAATGGCGGCGGAGCCTGCTGGGACGCCGTCACCTGCCTGCAGCTCAACACCTCCACGCACGGGCCCTTCACCCAGACCCAGTTCAACGCGTTGTTCTCGGGCATCGGCTCGGGCTCCATCTTCGACCGGCAGCTCGCGAGCAACCCGTACAAGGACTGGAGCTTCTTCTTCCTCCCGTACTGCACCGGAGACCTGCACATCGGCAACGCGGACGCCGTCTACACCAGCGGCTCCACCTCCAGGACGATCCGCCACAAGGGCCGGGCCAACACCGAGGCCTTCCTCGCCCGCATCGCCGCCACCGTCCCCAACCCCGAGCAGGTCCTCGTCACCGGCTCGAGCGCGGGCGGCTTCGGCGCGGCCCTCAACTACGACCTCATCCGCTCCACCTTCCCCAACGCGAAGGTCTTCCTCCTCGATGACTCCGGGCCGCTGTTCAAGAGCAACGCCATGTCCGCGAACCTCCGCGCCGCCTGGGCCAAGGCCTGGAACTACGACGCCGTCATGGACGCCCTCGACCCGGCCGTGAAGGCGGATTACGCGGCGCTCTACCCCGCGCTCGCCAGGAAGTACCCCAACGACCGCATGGCGCTCCTGTCCTCCGCGCAGGATCAGACGATCCGCACCTACCTGCAGCTCTCCGCCACCGCCTTCGAGACCGCGCTGCGCGACCTCGACACCACGGTGCTCTCGCCGCTGCCCAATACCCGCGCGTTCATCACGCCTGGCCAGGGACACACGATGCTGCTCAACCCGGCGTCCCAGAGCTCACAGGGCGTGGTGCTCCTGGACTGGCTCAACCAGATGCAGAGCGCCAGCGACGCGGACTGGAGATCCGTGCGTCCGTAG
- the tatC gene encoding twin-arginine translocase subunit TatC has product MSLAEHLTELRSRLLKCTIAVLVLGTAALVFAKPIFGILMKPVLDALPAEGRALVYTSGIEELNVLMKVGVYCGVFLTTPVILMQIWGFVSPGLYPEERRYAGPFVFLGSSAFLAGALFCYFAVLPSMFKFLLNDEEGLAISQRLDVGRLRADDALRFLRIGDAERAGVLAREASTALKAEGMGQMPEATRAPSESVELEARLDGLGRLLDAAADGFGVPARSVLRQTVEKRAEAVEAYAKEDYGASAKAMDEAASLLAGVAPTRTEELAGLWRLEKELALGKARHVAAAWTKPMLTMNEQLSLVLLLLLSFGIIFELPLVMALLGLVGIVKAGWLMKYQRHAFVVCLIAAAILTPTGDVVNLSLMAGPMLLCYEMGVLAVWLIERRRSKQEAETSITPTTGA; this is encoded by the coding sequence ATGAGTCTGGCGGAGCACCTGACGGAGCTCCGCTCCCGCCTTCTCAAGTGCACGATCGCGGTGCTGGTGCTGGGCACCGCGGCGCTGGTGTTCGCCAAGCCCATCTTCGGCATCCTGATGAAGCCGGTGCTGGACGCGCTGCCGGCCGAGGGCCGTGCGCTCGTCTACACCTCGGGCATCGAGGAGCTGAACGTCCTGATGAAGGTGGGCGTGTACTGCGGCGTCTTCCTGACGACGCCCGTCATCCTGATGCAGATCTGGGGCTTCGTGTCGCCCGGGCTGTACCCGGAGGAGCGCCGCTATGCGGGACCCTTCGTGTTCCTGGGCTCGTCGGCGTTCCTGGCCGGAGCGCTGTTCTGCTACTTCGCGGTGCTGCCCTCGATGTTCAAGTTCCTCCTCAACGACGAGGAGGGGCTGGCCATCTCCCAGCGGCTGGACGTGGGGAGGCTGAGGGCGGACGACGCGCTGCGCTTCCTGCGGATTGGTGACGCGGAGCGGGCGGGCGTGCTGGCGCGCGAGGCGAGCACGGCGTTGAAGGCGGAGGGGATGGGGCAGATGCCGGAGGCGACGCGAGCGCCCTCGGAGAGCGTGGAGCTGGAGGCGCGGCTGGACGGGCTGGGGCGGCTGCTGGACGCGGCGGCGGACGGCTTCGGGGTGCCGGCGCGCAGCGTGCTGCGGCAGACGGTGGAGAAGCGGGCGGAGGCGGTGGAGGCGTACGCGAAGGAAGACTACGGGGCGTCGGCGAAGGCCATGGACGAGGCGGCGAGCCTGCTGGCCGGGGTGGCGCCCACGCGGACCGAGGAGTTGGCGGGGCTGTGGCGGTTGGAGAAGGAGCTGGCGCTGGGCAAGGCGCGGCACGTGGCGGCGGCGTGGACGAAGCCGATGCTGACGATGAACGAGCAGCTCTCGCTGGTGCTGCTGCTGCTCCTGTCGTTCGGAATCATCTTCGAGCTGCCGCTGGTGATGGCGCTGCTGGGCCTGGTGGGCATCGTGAAGGCGGGCTGGCTGATGAAGTACCAGCGGCACGCGTTCGTGGTGTGCCTCATCGCGGCGGCTATCCTCACGCCGACGGGCGACGTGGTGAACCTGTCGTTGATGGCCGGTCCCATGTTGCTCTGCTACGAGATGGGCGTGCTGGCGGTGTGGCTCATCGAGCGCAGGCGCTCGAAGCAGGAAGCCGAGACGAGCATCACCCCGACGACGGGAGCCTGA
- the tatB gene encoding Sec-independent protein translocase protein TatB gives MFNVGAGELILIVVVALLVLGPQKLPEFARTIGKFVREFRRQTDEVRTVVEREFYKMDQEMLDEPRPPVHPATPAALPSPVPVAPPVTPAAAAPEALATATAPESAEAVALAASTPSPTAEPSAAGASEPDALPRLEPIPGTVARNAPKSG, from the coding sequence ATGTTCAACGTCGGCGCAGGCGAGCTCATCCTCATCGTGGTGGTGGCGCTGCTCGTGCTCGGGCCGCAGAAGCTGCCCGAGTTCGCGCGGACCATCGGCAAGTTCGTGCGCGAGTTCCGCCGGCAGACCGATGAGGTCCGCACGGTGGTGGAGCGTGAGTTCTACAAGATGGACCAGGAGATGTTGGACGAGCCTCGTCCCCCGGTGCACCCGGCCACCCCCGCGGCGCTGCCCTCGCCCGTGCCCGTGGCTCCGCCCGTGACGCCGGCCGCCGCCGCGCCGGAGGCCCTGGCCACCGCCACCGCGCCGGAGAGCGCCGAGGCCGTGGCCCTGGCCGCCAGCACCCCTTCTCCCACCGCCGAGCCGTCCGCCGCCGGGGCCTCGGAGCCGGACGCCCTTCCGCGTCTGGAGCCCATCCCCGGCACGGTGGCGCGCAACGCCCCCAAGAGCGGCTAG
- a CDS encoding MFS transporter, producing the protein MSSPRVVSERVVVFLIGAVQFVNILDFVMVMPLGPDFAAGLGIATSHIGTIGAAYTAAGCVAGVAGSYFLDRFDRRKALAVAMLGLVVATAAGGFATGLTSLLVARALAGLFGGPATSLSMSIIADLIPAERRGRAMGAVMGAFSVASVLGIPLALKVSGWAGWRMPFFAVAGLGLLLAAGAIFYLPPLRGHLERQRGPIVPVRALFTRTDVLLSYALTTLLNVAGFIIIPNISGYVQHNMGYPREELELIYFVGGLVSFVTLRVAGKAVDALGSFRVGTVGSLLFIGTLYISFIHLPAGVPLVAVFACFFLSNGVRNVAYSTLTSRVPEQSIRARFMSFQSAVQHLGAAAGAFLSSQMLTDLPGGQLGGMREVVFVSMALTLLAPVMFFLVERRVLARDQVAATPLAAVPVPVGGGTPRP; encoded by the coding sequence ATGTCCTCGCCCCGAGTGGTTTCAGAGCGTGTGGTCGTCTTCCTGATTGGCGCGGTCCAGTTCGTCAACATCCTGGACTTCGTGATGGTGATGCCGCTGGGCCCCGACTTCGCGGCGGGGCTGGGCATCGCCACCAGCCACATCGGCACCATTGGCGCGGCGTACACGGCGGCCGGGTGCGTGGCGGGGGTGGCGGGCAGCTACTTCCTGGACCGCTTCGATCGGCGCAAGGCGCTGGCGGTGGCCATGCTGGGGCTGGTGGTGGCCACGGCGGCGGGAGGGTTCGCCACGGGACTCACCTCGCTGCTGGTGGCGCGGGCGCTGGCGGGCCTGTTCGGCGGTCCGGCCACGTCGCTGTCCATGTCCATCATCGCGGACCTCATCCCGGCGGAGCGGCGCGGGCGGGCCATGGGGGCGGTGATGGGGGCCTTCTCGGTGGCGTCCGTGCTGGGCATTCCCCTGGCGCTGAAGGTGTCGGGCTGGGCGGGCTGGCGCATGCCCTTCTTCGCGGTGGCGGGCCTGGGGCTGCTCCTGGCGGCCGGGGCCATCTTCTACCTGCCGCCCCTCCGCGGGCACCTGGAGCGCCAGCGGGGCCCCATCGTCCCCGTGAGGGCGCTGTTCACCCGGACGGACGTGCTCCTGTCCTACGCGCTGACGACGCTGCTCAACGTGGCGGGCTTCATCATCATCCCCAACATCTCCGGCTACGTGCAGCACAACATGGGCTACCCGCGCGAGGAGCTGGAGCTCATCTACTTCGTCGGCGGCCTGGTGAGCTTCGTGACGCTGCGGGTGGCGGGCAAGGCGGTGGATGCGCTGGGCTCGTTCCGGGTGGGCACGGTGGGCTCCCTGCTGTTCATCGGCACGCTCTACATCTCCTTCATCCACCTGCCGGCCGGCGTGCCCCTGGTGGCCGTCTTCGCGTGCTTCTTCCTGTCCAACGGGGTGCGCAACGTGGCCTACAGCACCCTCACCTCGCGCGTCCCGGAGCAGTCCATCCGCGCCCGCTTCATGTCCTTCCAGTCCGCCGTGCAGCACCTGGGCGCCGCGGCCGGAGCCTTCCTGTCCTCGCAGATGCTGACGGACCTGCCCGGCGGGCAGCTCGGGGGCATGCGCGAGGTGGTGTTCGTCTCCATGGCCCTCACGCTCCTGGCGCCCGTCATGTTCTTCCTGGTGGAGCGCCGGGTGCTGGCACGCGACCAGGTGGCCGCCACCCCGCTCGCCGCCGTTCCCGTGCCCGTCGGGGGCGGTACTCCCCGGCCTTGA
- a CDS encoding methyl-accepting chemotaxis protein: MVSNYLESRLVEHGHAKAQELASVLSRPGADTMDVQADAVAMRAIVGVSDADKDFTYAAIVSSDRSILLEGGVRPERLTDLVGQLFRPEASSSLTLPNGDRLLSESAQGPRCGAGGCRIVVVVDFAPLRGILNELTLLLAAAFVIGLAVVVGLIYIVTHKLILKPLDRMMAVARRMAEGDLTSRVSVETTGGGGELGQLAEALDGIGQSLRKTLGQVRGVSEVVSGVIEQLSRAGTTVSSGASTIQGRVEETSSSMEQMLASLRGIAENVEVLYQSAEESSSSIMEMAATNDEVAENVQAMAASVEETTSAIEEMTFSIKEVAKNIDELRDSTQETSSSISQMDSSIGQVEANANETARLSEQVSEDAKTGVDALRKTMQGMDRIKESSLGASGVIDSLGRRISEIGNILNVIDDVAEQTNLLALNAAIIAAQSGEHGKGFAVVADEIKDLAERTGASTKEIADLISRVQEESRNAVQVMNQGVRNVEEGVQLGREAEGTLRKINDSAQKSTQMVKAIARATVEQARGSKQVTQAIHRISETVQMISKASNEQAKGGEQIMNSAERMKAITAHVQRSSQEQAHGSKQITRSIENINEMVTHLNRAQKEQTKGSEQVLKAVEAIKGVSEHQTRSVKGLEEAIDSLQRQSEVLRAEIRRFKV; the protein is encoded by the coding sequence ATGGTCTCCAACTACCTCGAGTCCCGGCTCGTGGAGCACGGCCATGCCAAGGCCCAGGAGCTCGCCAGCGTCCTGTCCCGGCCGGGCGCGGACACGATGGACGTGCAGGCCGATGCCGTGGCCATGCGGGCCATCGTGGGCGTGTCCGACGCGGACAAGGACTTCACCTACGCCGCCATCGTCTCCAGTGACCGGAGCATCCTCCTGGAGGGCGGCGTCCGGCCCGAGCGGCTCACCGACCTGGTCGGCCAGCTGTTCCGGCCGGAGGCCTCCTCGTCCCTCACGCTGCCCAACGGAGATCGGCTCCTGTCCGAGTCCGCGCAGGGTCCTCGGTGTGGTGCGGGCGGGTGCCGGATCGTGGTGGTGGTGGACTTCGCGCCCCTGCGCGGCATCCTCAATGAGCTCACCCTGCTGCTGGCGGCCGCCTTCGTCATCGGCCTGGCCGTGGTGGTGGGCCTCATCTACATCGTCACCCACAAGCTCATCCTCAAGCCGTTGGACCGGATGATGGCGGTGGCGCGCAGGATGGCCGAGGGAGATCTCACCAGCCGCGTCTCGGTGGAGACCACCGGCGGCGGTGGCGAGCTGGGCCAGCTGGCCGAGGCGCTCGACGGCATCGGCCAGTCGCTGCGCAAGACGCTCGGCCAGGTGCGCGGCGTGTCCGAGGTGGTCTCCGGCGTCATCGAGCAGCTCTCGCGCGCCGGCACCACGGTGTCCTCGGGGGCCTCCACCATCCAGGGGCGCGTGGAGGAGACGTCCTCGTCCATGGAGCAGATGCTCGCCAGCTTGCGTGGCATCGCGGAGAACGTGGAGGTCCTCTACCAGAGCGCCGAGGAGAGCAGCTCCTCCATCATGGAGATGGCCGCCACCAACGACGAGGTGGCCGAGAACGTCCAGGCCATGGCCGCCAGCGTGGAGGAGACCACCAGCGCCATCGAGGAGATGACGTTCTCCATCAAGGAAGTGGCCAAGAACATCGACGAGCTGCGCGACTCCACCCAGGAGACCTCGTCGTCCATCAGCCAGATGGACAGCTCCATCGGCCAGGTGGAGGCCAACGCGAACGAGACGGCGCGCCTGTCCGAGCAGGTGTCCGAGGACGCCAAGACGGGCGTGGACGCGCTGCGCAAGACGATGCAGGGCATGGACCGCATCAAGGAGTCCAGCCTCGGCGCCTCGGGCGTCATCGACAGCCTGGGCCGGCGCATCTCGGAAATCGGCAACATCCTCAACGTCATCGACGACGTGGCCGAGCAGACCAACCTGCTGGCGCTCAACGCCGCCATCATCGCCGCGCAGTCGGGCGAGCACGGCAAGGGCTTCGCCGTGGTGGCCGACGAGATCAAGGACCTGGCCGAGCGCACGGGCGCGTCCACCAAGGAGATCGCCGACCTCATCAGCCGCGTGCAGGAGGAGAGCCGCAACGCGGTGCAGGTGATGAACCAGGGCGTGCGCAACGTGGAGGAGGGCGTGCAGCTGGGCCGCGAGGCCGAGGGCACCCTGCGGAAGATCAACGACAGCGCGCAGAAGTCCACGCAGATGGTGAAGGCCATTGCCCGGGCCACGGTGGAGCAGGCGCGCGGCAGCAAGCAGGTGACGCAGGCCATCCACCGCATCTCCGAGACGGTGCAGATGATCTCCAAGGCCTCCAACGAGCAGGCCAAGGGCGGCGAGCAGATCATGAACAGCGCCGAGCGGATGAAGGCGATCACGGCGCACGTGCAGCGCAGCAGCCAGGAGCAGGCGCACGGCAGCAAGCAGATCACCCGCTCCATCGAGAACATCAACGAGATGGTCACCCACCTCAATCGCGCCCAGAAGGAGCAGACCAAGGGCAGCGAGCAGGTGCTCAAGGCGGTGGAGGCCATCAAGGGCGTGTCCGAGCATCAGACGCGCTCGGTGAAGGGGCTGGAGGAGGCCATCGACAGCCTCCAGCGTCAGTCCGAGGTGCTCCGCGCCGAGATCCGGCGCTTCAAGGTGTGA
- a CDS encoding histone deacetylase, translating to MTQTLLLTDPLFLRHDPGPEHPECPERLARILDLLNMEPIRGAERRAPRPATEEELAAVHTQRLRDSLRAMRGRHEVIDPDTLTSPDTYDAAVLAAGASVQAVEEVLAGRAHNAFALVRPPGHHAEPDRAMGFCLFNNVAIAAEAARRKGAERVLIFDWDVHHGNGTQAAFWARRDVLYMSVHQYPYYPDSGAPFEVGEGPGAGYTLNCGLPGGATDADYGALYQDLFLPVAQAYKPDLVLVSAGFDAHRDDPLADMRLTERGFAAMCTALRDVAESACQGRLVLMLEGGYSLEGLSQSVHACVEVMAGETKDSFPKGVSREAAAALQRSREALKPYWSVLGR from the coding sequence ATGACCCAGACGCTGCTGTTGACCGACCCCCTCTTCCTCCGTCACGACCCGGGCCCGGAGCACCCCGAGTGTCCGGAGCGGCTGGCGCGCATCCTGGATCTGCTCAACATGGAGCCCATCCGGGGAGCCGAGCGCAGGGCCCCTCGCCCGGCCACCGAGGAGGAGCTCGCCGCGGTGCACACCCAGCGGCTGCGCGACTCGCTGAGGGCGATGCGCGGCCGGCACGAGGTGATTGATCCGGACACGCTGACGTCGCCGGACACGTATGACGCGGCGGTGCTGGCGGCGGGGGCTTCGGTGCAGGCGGTGGAGGAGGTGCTGGCGGGGCGGGCCCACAACGCCTTCGCGCTGGTGCGGCCCCCGGGACACCACGCCGAGCCGGACCGGGCCATGGGCTTCTGCCTCTTCAACAACGTGGCCATCGCCGCGGAGGCCGCGCGCCGGAAGGGGGCCGAGCGGGTGCTCATCTTCGATTGGGACGTGCACCACGGCAACGGCACGCAGGCGGCCTTCTGGGCGCGGCGCGACGTGCTGTACATGTCGGTGCACCAGTACCCCTACTACCCGGACTCGGGCGCCCCCTTCGAGGTGGGCGAGGGCCCGGGGGCCGGCTACACGCTCAACTGTGGGCTGCCGGGGGGCGCGACGGACGCGGACTACGGGGCGTTGTACCAGGACCTCTTCCTGCCGGTGGCGCAGGCCTACAAGCCGGACCTGGTGCTGGTGTCCGCGGGCTTCGACGCGCACCGCGATGACCCGCTGGCCGACATGCGGCTCACCGAGCGGGGCTTCGCGGCCATGTGCACGGCGCTCCGGGACGTGGCGGAGAGCGCGTGCCAGGGACGGCTGGTGCTGATGCTGGAGGGCGGTTATTCGCTGGAGGGCCTCTCGCAGTCGGTGCACGCTTGCGTGGAGGTGATGGCGGGAGAGACGAAGGACAGCTTTCCCAAGGGGGTCTCGAGGGAAGCGGCGGCGGCGCTCCAGCGCAGCCGTGAGGCGCTCAAGCCCTACTGGTCCGTGCTGGGCCGGTGA
- a CDS encoding glutathione S-transferase family protein yields the protein MIDLYTWATPNGHKVSVTLEELGLPYTVHPVNIGKGEQKQPGFLKLNPNGRIPAIVDCEEGDFAVFESGAIMLYLAEKTGKLLPADRKGRSRVTQWLMFQMAGVGPMQGQANVFFRYFPEKLPAAIERYQNETRRLYTVLDTRLGESEYLAGEYSIADIANWAWVRVHDWAGVSIDGLPNLRRWLEAIEQRPAAQKGLTVPHVVKLDTSAAQDQAIKSAQTIVQR from the coding sequence ATGATCGACCTGTACACGTGGGCGACGCCCAATGGGCACAAGGTGTCCGTCACGCTGGAGGAGCTGGGGCTGCCGTACACGGTGCACCCGGTGAACATCGGCAAGGGCGAGCAGAAGCAACCCGGGTTCCTGAAGCTCAACCCCAACGGGCGCATCCCGGCCATCGTGGACTGCGAGGAGGGAGACTTCGCGGTGTTCGAGTCGGGCGCCATCATGCTCTACCTGGCGGAGAAGACGGGGAAGCTGCTGCCAGCGGACCGCAAGGGGCGCTCGCGGGTGACGCAGTGGCTGATGTTCCAGATGGCGGGCGTGGGCCCCATGCAGGGACAGGCCAACGTCTTCTTCCGCTACTTCCCGGAGAAGCTTCCGGCGGCCATCGAGCGCTACCAGAACGAGACGCGGCGGCTCTACACGGTGCTGGACACGCGGCTGGGCGAGAGCGAGTACCTGGCGGGCGAGTACAGCATCGCCGACATCGCCAACTGGGCGTGGGTGCGCGTGCATGACTGGGCGGGGGTGTCCATCGACGGGTTGCCGAACCTGCGGCGCTGGCTGGAGGCCATCGAGCAGCGGCCCGCGGCCCAGAAGGGACTGACGGTGCCGCACGTGGTGAAGCTCGACACGTCCGCCGCGCAGGACCAGGCCATCAAGTCGGCGCAGACCATCGTGCAGCGGTAG
- a CDS encoding TIGR02269 family lipoprotein yields MRVLFPEKGLVLLVLLLTACAASAPAVQEDESIETVSSSWAEARVDPTCVVPLCDGERCAIWRCQDVAEEEEEKAPPIILARGNLPVARPPMVFRPVPGLRPPTDSNVSTELRSPLADTPERWWGHPVAAPTYADPVFEIPWHNWKTRDRFVPKQLRHWMCSIPPREPYEKHHIFPQRKTLAKWLTDKGIDIHAFTIRLPRSFHQWLHSGGPQGGQWNEAWRQFIDENRYTASVEDIWRFAGELMLRFGVNGPLIPYYCD; encoded by the coding sequence ATGCGTGTGTTGTTCCCCGAAAAGGGCCTGGTGCTCCTGGTTCTGCTGCTGACCGCCTGCGCGGCCTCAGCCCCCGCCGTCCAGGAGGACGAGAGCATCGAGACCGTCTCCTCCTCCTGGGCGGAGGCTCGCGTGGACCCGACCTGCGTGGTCCCGCTGTGTGATGGGGAGCGCTGCGCCATCTGGCGTTGCCAGGACGTGGCCGAAGAGGAGGAGGAGAAAGCCCCTCCCATCATCCTGGCGAGGGGAAACCTCCCAGTGGCGCGCCCTCCCATGGTGTTCCGGCCAGTGCCGGGGCTGCGTCCCCCAACGGACTCCAATGTCTCGACGGAGTTGCGTTCTCCGCTCGCGGACACGCCCGAGCGCTGGTGGGGACACCCCGTGGCGGCGCCCACCTACGCGGATCCCGTCTTTGAAATCCCATGGCACAACTGGAAGACGCGCGACCGGTTCGTGCCCAAACAGCTGCGCCACTGGATGTGCAGCATCCCTCCACGGGAGCCCTATGAGAAACATCACATCTTCCCGCAGCGGAAAACATTGGCCAAATGGCTCACGGACAAGGGAATCGACATCCACGCCTTCACCATCCGTCTACCCAGGAGCTTCCACCAATGGCTGCACAGTGGTGGTCCCCAAGGTGGGCAATGGAATGAAGCCTGGCGGCAGTTCATCGATGAGAATCGCTACACCGCTAGTGTCGAGGACATCTGGCGGTTCGCAGGCGAGCTCATGCTGCGATTCGGCGTGAATGGCCCGCTCATCCCCTATTATTGCGACTGA
- a CDS encoding double-CXXCG motif protein, with product MNYFRIREDRSASYTGSIDASHRWGLPGLHCPVCQSTWSGGANVYPSVDLTPIATLADFETSRPEPIAEYERLCELVRPLLPPGAQLEPGGGFGPLVGKAHGRFGQLFMDFSELLIQREALDKLQAEGIQGLKGCPTALRFRQRNSPELLELELLPVGRMHPDCLPPNSQPSCPRCGRLNHPLPKLPILDASTLPEHLDLFRLEDYSNLNLCTGRFVEACQRLGLDGVVFQPLEARAGLSRSPARSAT from the coding sequence ATGAACTATTTCCGTATCCGAGAAGACAGGTCCGCGAGTTATACGGGCTCGATTGACGCTTCGCATCGATGGGGGCTGCCGGGCCTTCATTGCCCCGTGTGTCAGAGCACATGGAGCGGCGGTGCCAACGTATACCCTTCGGTTGATTTGACGCCGATCGCCACTCTGGCGGACTTCGAGACATCCCGGCCCGAGCCCATTGCGGAGTATGAACGACTGTGCGAGCTGGTACGCCCCCTGCTTCCTCCTGGAGCGCAGTTGGAGCCAGGAGGGGGATTCGGCCCACTCGTGGGCAAGGCCCATGGGCGTTTCGGGCAACTCTTCATGGACTTCTCTGAGTTGCTGATTCAGCGCGAAGCCCTGGACAAGCTCCAGGCCGAAGGAATCCAAGGACTCAAGGGCTGCCCTACCGCCCTGCGCTTCCGCCAGCGCAATTCCCCCGAGCTGCTCGAGCTGGAACTCCTCCCCGTGGGCCGCATGCACCCCGACTGCCTCCCCCCCAACTCGCAACCCTCCTGTCCCCGTTGTGGCCGCCTGAACCACCCCCTCCCGAAGCTCCCGATACTGGACGCATCCACCCTTCCCGAGCACCTCGATCTGTTCCGGCTGGAGGACTACTCCAACCTCAACCTCTGCACCGGGCGCTTCGTGGAGGCGTGCCAGCGTCTGGGGTTGGATGGCGTTGTCTTCCAACCCCTGGAGGCGAGAGCGGGGCTCAGTCGATCTCCCGCACGCTCAGCCACTTGA
- a CDS encoding Bax inhibitor-1/YccA family protein, translating to MAWNTAAGGMIAADAPVSERTAFIRKTYLHLGGAVLAFIALEAALLNSSLAQPLVRTMLGGRMSWLFVLGAFMVIGWVADRWARSASSPAMQYLGLGLYVVAEAIIMLPLLYVAAYFSKDPNIIAKAGVLTGLVFVGLTGTVFFTRRDFSWLRPALMVAGFAALGLIVVSILFGFTLGTLFAAVMVVVAAGYILYYTSNVLHHYPVGSHVAAALTLFSSVALLFWYLLRIFMDRR from the coding sequence ATGGCTTGGAACACTGCTGCTGGAGGGATGATCGCCGCGGACGCTCCGGTCTCGGAGAGGACGGCCTTCATCCGCAAGACGTACCTCCATCTGGGAGGCGCGGTGCTGGCCTTCATCGCGCTGGAGGCGGCGCTGCTCAACTCCTCGCTGGCGCAGCCGCTCGTGCGGACGATGCTCGGCGGGCGCATGAGCTGGCTCTTCGTCCTGGGCGCCTTCATGGTCATCGGGTGGGTGGCCGACCGGTGGGCCCGGTCCGCGAGCTCCCCCGCCATGCAGTACCTCGGGCTCGGCCTCTACGTGGTGGCGGAAGCCATCATCATGCTGCCGCTGCTGTACGTGGCCGCGTACTTCTCCAAGGACCCGAACATCATCGCCAAGGCGGGGGTGCTCACCGGACTCGTCTTTGTGGGATTGACGGGCACGGTCTTCTTCACCCGGCGCGACTTCTCGTGGCTTCGTCCCGCGCTGATGGTCGCCGGGTTCGCGGCCCTGGGGCTGATCGTCGTCTCGATCCTCTTTGGCTTCACCCTGGGGACGCTCTTCGCGGCGGTGATGGTCGTGGTCGCGGCGGGGTACATCCTCTACTACACGTCCAACGTCCTGCATCACTACCCGGTGGGCTCCCACGTGGCGGCGGCACTGACCCTGTTCTCCTCCGTGGCCCTGCTGTTCTGGTACCTCCTGCGCATCTTCATGGATCGTCGCTGA
- a CDS encoding SDR family NAD(P)-dependent oxidoreductase produces MAELSYRTALVTGASSGLGRGLALWLARRGVKVYAAARRRENLEALANEARAAHAHIEPVELDVADADTTLARIRELDAACGGLDLIIANAGFGQETSGKRIKWDIVQKVIDVNVTGAAATLSAVLPQMVERKRGHIVGVASLAAFRGLPRNAAYSASKAFLSTFMESLRVDLRGTGVQVTCLYPGFVKSEMTAQNKFQMPFLLETEEAVELMARAIVRGDSQYAFPWQMARVMGLVKQLPNALFDAAMRKTR; encoded by the coding sequence ATGGCGGAGTTGAGCTATCGCACGGCGCTGGTGACGGGAGCCTCGAGTGGCCTGGGACGCGGGCTGGCGCTCTGGCTCGCCCGGCGGGGCGTCAAGGTGTACGCCGCGGCCCGGCGCCGCGAGAACCTGGAGGCGCTCGCCAACGAGGCCCGCGCCGCCCATGCCCACATCGAGCCGGTGGAGCTCGACGTCGCCGACGCGGACACCACCCTCGCCCGCATCCGCGAGCTGGACGCCGCCTGTGGCGGGTTGGACCTCATCATCGCCAATGCCGGCTTCGGCCAGGAGACGTCCGGCAAGCGCATCAAGTGGGACATCGTCCAGAAGGTCATCGACGTCAACGTCACCGGTGCCGCCGCCACCCTGAGCGCCGTGCTGCCGCAGATGGTGGAGCGCAAGCGCGGCCACATCGTGGGCGTGGCCAGCCTCGCCGCCTTCCGGGGCCTGCCGCGCAACGCCGCCTACTCCGCCTCCAAGGCCTTCCTCTCCACCTTCATGGAGAGCCTGCGCGTGGACCTGCGGGGCACCGGCGTCCAGGTCACCTGCCTCTACCCGGGCTTCGTGAAGAGCGAGATGACGGCCCAGAACAAGTTCCAGATGCCCTTCCTCCTGGAGACGGAGGAGGCCGTGGAGCTCATGGCCAGGGCCATCGTGCGAGGGGACTCGCAGTACGCCTTCCCCTGGCAGATGGCCCGCGTCATGGGCCTGGTGAAGCAACTGCCCAACGCGCTCTTCGACGCCGCCATGCGCAAGACGCGCTGA